A genomic window from Methanobrevibacter boviskoreani JH1 includes:
- a CDS encoding class I SAM-dependent methyltransferase, whose product MSANDNQMSDKDFKEIKEKESDELVLNCRKPEGELGEKMIQRMNKSHENLAQWGVSHLNVCEDDDILDIGCGGGVNVKRFAGMTNGKVYGIDYSKTSVKESEKYNKEEIEKGQVKILQGSVSELPFDDESFDIVSGFETIYFWPDLLNDFKEIHRVLKKDGAIFICNEERKDEGLEERMGNRIELLDMTILSEDELGEMLAEAGFKDVTTFTNTKTTYLCAIGRKE is encoded by the coding sequence ATGAGTGCAAACGATAACCAAATGTCAGATAAAGACTTTAAAGAAATTAAAGAAAAAGAATCAGACGAACTAGTTCTTAACTGCCGTAAACCTGAAGGAGAACTTGGAGAGAAAATGATTCAAAGAATGAATAAGTCCCATGAAAACTTAGCACAATGGGGCGTAAGTCATTTAAACGTATGTGAAGATGATGACATATTAGACATTGGTTGTGGTGGAGGAGTTAATGTTAAAAGGTTTGCAGGTATGACTAACGGAAAGGTCTATGGAATAGACTACTCCAAGACTAGTGTTAAGGAATCTGAAAAATACAATAAAGAAGAAATTGAAAAAGGTCAAGTTAAGATACTTCAGGGATCTGTTTCAGAACTTCCTTTTGATGATGAAAGTTTTGATATTGTAAGCGGATTTGAAACCATATACTTCTGGCCAGATCTTTTAAACGATTTTAAAGAAATTCACAGAGTCCTTAAAAAAGATGGTGCAATTTTCATCTGTAATGAAGAGAGGAAAGATGAGGGACTAGAAGAAAGAATGGGAAATAGAATTGAATTATTGGACATGACTATCTTATCCGAAGATGAACTTGGTGAAATGTTAGCAGAGGCAGGCTTTAAAGACGTTACAACATTTACCAACACCAAAACAACATATTTATGTGCAATTGGTAGAAAAGAATAA